The following coding sequences are from one Nicotiana tomentosiformis chromosome 3, ASM39032v3, whole genome shotgun sequence window:
- the LOC138907998 gene encoding uncharacterized protein — MPTGKLTKWQILLSEFDIIYVTQKAVKGQALADHLAENPVGGEYEPLKTYFPDEKVSFVGEDITETYDGWRMFFDGAANFKRVGIGALLVSETGQHYPVSENLRIKHKNSTSYRPQTNGVVEAANKNIKKILRKVVDNQKQWHEKLPFALLGYRTTVRILTRQLLICWSMALKSSFSPN, encoded by the exons atgcctacgggaaagttgacaaaatggcagatactactgagtgagttcgacatcatctatgtaactcagaaggcggtcAAGGGGCAAGCGTTGgcagatcatctggcagaaaatcctgtgggtggagaatacgaaccactgaaaacgtattttcccgatgaaaaggtttcattcgtaggagaagatatcaccgaaacctatgatggttggagaatgtttttcgatggagctgcaaacttcaaaAGAGTAGGTATTGGAGCACTTTTAGTGTCAGAAACaggtcaacactatccagtatccgAAAATCTCAG gatcaagcataagaattccacatcATACAGGCCACAAACAAATGGAGTTGtagaagccgccaataagaacatcaaaaagATATTAAGGAAGGTGGTAGATAATCaaaaacaatggcacgagaagttaccatttgccctacttggatatcgtaccacggttcgcaTATTAACCaggcaactccttatttgctggtctatggcACTAAAGTCGTCATTCTCGCCGAATTAG
- the LOC104105137 gene encoding uncharacterized protein isoform X3 produces the protein MPLWSPLGVPATSVNQAVLLQGFPPLNTSALHLGGALVDVHSKETSMLLSHGRCERLASVGSRRVEVGLTSLGESLLGGTWRSWSRLRTCPWTGGCEGFACILELLAAPFYILSQNLLLLKSRLIVETAATLSHCLTIYFLFVKLPDMLKDL, from the exons ATGCC TTTGTGGTCACCTCTAGGGGTACCTGCTACCTCTGTCAACCAAG CGGTATTATTACAAGGTTTTCCCCCCCTGAACACTTCAGCTCTTCATTTGGGTGGGGCCTTAGTAGATGTCCATAGTAAAGAGACTAGCATGTTATTGTCACATGGTCGGTGTGAGCGGTTAGCCTCGGTGGGGAGCAGGagggtagaggtaggcctaacAAGTCTTGGAGAGAGCTTATTAGGCGGGACATGGCGCAGCTGGAGTAGACTGAGGACATGTCCCTGGACAGGAGGGTGTGAAG GCTTTGCTTGTATACTGGAGCTACTAGCAGCACCCTTTTACATCTTGTCTCAGAATCTACTTCTCCTCAAATCGCGGCTGATAGTTGAAACTGCAGCTACCCTTTCACATTGCTTAACTATCTACTTCCTCTTTGTAAAGCTACCTGACATG CTTAAGGATTTGTAG
- the LOC104105137 gene encoding uncharacterized protein isoform X6, with the protein MPLWSPLGVPATSVNQGFACILELLAAPFYILSQNLLLLKSRLIVETAATLSHCLTIYFLFVKLPDMVFGFICQRYFISTSFHLKELVSKALPVC; encoded by the exons ATGCC TTTGTGGTCACCTCTAGGGGTACCTGCTACCTCTGTCAACCAAG GCTTTGCTTGTATACTGGAGCTACTAGCAGCACCCTTTTACATCTTGTCTCAGAATCTACTTCTCCTCAAATCGCGGCTGATAGTTGAAACTGCAGCTACCCTTTCACATTGCTTAACTATCTACTTCCTCTTTGTAAAGCTACCTGACATG GTCTTTGGTTTCATCTGTCAGCGGTATTTCATTAGTACAAGCTTTCATCTTAAAGAACTAGTTTCAAAAGCACTGCCAGTATGTTGA
- the LOC104105137 gene encoding uncharacterized protein isoform X1 encodes MPLWSPLGVPATSVNQAVLLQGFPPLNTSALHLGGALVDVHSKETSMLLSHGRCERLASVGSRRVEVGLTSLGESLLGGTWRSWSRLRTCPWTGGCEGFACILELLAAPFYILSQNLLLLKSRLIVETAATLSHCLTIYFLFVKLPDMVFGFICQRYFISTSFHLKELVSKALPVC; translated from the exons ATGCC TTTGTGGTCACCTCTAGGGGTACCTGCTACCTCTGTCAACCAAG CGGTATTATTACAAGGTTTTCCCCCCCTGAACACTTCAGCTCTTCATTTGGGTGGGGCCTTAGTAGATGTCCATAGTAAAGAGACTAGCATGTTATTGTCACATGGTCGGTGTGAGCGGTTAGCCTCGGTGGGGAGCAGGagggtagaggtaggcctaacAAGTCTTGGAGAGAGCTTATTAGGCGGGACATGGCGCAGCTGGAGTAGACTGAGGACATGTCCCTGGACAGGAGGGTGTGAAG GCTTTGCTTGTATACTGGAGCTACTAGCAGCACCCTTTTACATCTTGTCTCAGAATCTACTTCTCCTCAAATCGCGGCTGATAGTTGAAACTGCAGCTACCCTTTCACATTGCTTAACTATCTACTTCCTCTTTGTAAAGCTACCTGACATG GTCTTTGGTTTCATCTGTCAGCGGTATTTCATTAGTACAAGCTTTCATCTTAAAGAACTAGTTTCAAAAGCACTGCCAGTATGTTGA
- the LOC104105137 gene encoding uncharacterized protein isoform X4, with translation MPLWSPLGVPATSVNQAVLLQGFPPLNTSALHLGGALVDVHSKETSMLLSHGRCERLASVGSRRVEVGLTSLGESLLGGTWRSWSRLRTCPWTGGCEGFACILELLAAPFYILSQNLLLLKSRLIVETAATLSHCLTIYFLFVKLPDMPLVP, from the exons ATGCC TTTGTGGTCACCTCTAGGGGTACCTGCTACCTCTGTCAACCAAG CGGTATTATTACAAGGTTTTCCCCCCCTGAACACTTCAGCTCTTCATTTGGGTGGGGCCTTAGTAGATGTCCATAGTAAAGAGACTAGCATGTTATTGTCACATGGTCGGTGTGAGCGGTTAGCCTCGGTGGGGAGCAGGagggtagaggtaggcctaacAAGTCTTGGAGAGAGCTTATTAGGCGGGACATGGCGCAGCTGGAGTAGACTGAGGACATGTCCCTGGACAGGAGGGTGTGAAG GCTTTGCTTGTATACTGGAGCTACTAGCAGCACCCTTTTACATCTTGTCTCAGAATCTACTTCTCCTCAAATCGCGGCTGATAGTTGAAACTGCAGCTACCCTTTCACATTGCTTAACTATCTACTTCCTCTTTGTAAAGCTACCTGACATG CCTCTTGTTCCTTGA
- the LOC104105137 gene encoding uncharacterized protein isoform X5, whose protein sequence is MPLWSPLGVPATSVNQGKNAAKPLSSLDGLPVRSSCQTCRMSSCYVVAGTKLLYAICTWINGFACILELLAAPFYILSQNLLLLKSRLIVETAATLSHCLTIYFLFVKLPDMVFGFICQRYFISTSFHLKELVSKALPVC, encoded by the exons ATGCC TTTGTGGTCACCTCTAGGGGTACCTGCTACCTCTGTCAACCAAG GAAAGAATGCTGCAAAACCCTTGAGTAGCTTGGATGGCCTTCCGGTTCGGAGTAGTTGTCAAACTTGTAGGATGTCTTCTTGTTATGTGGTAGCAGGAACTAAGTTACTGTACGCAATATGCACATGGATAAATG GCTTTGCTTGTATACTGGAGCTACTAGCAGCACCCTTTTACATCTTGTCTCAGAATCTACTTCTCCTCAAATCGCGGCTGATAGTTGAAACTGCAGCTACCCTTTCACATTGCTTAACTATCTACTTCCTCTTTGTAAAGCTACCTGACATG GTCTTTGGTTTCATCTGTCAGCGGTATTTCATTAGTACAAGCTTTCATCTTAAAGAACTAGTTTCAAAAGCACTGCCAGTATGTTGA
- the LOC104105137 gene encoding uncharacterized protein isoform X2 codes for MPLWSPLGVPATSVNQAVLLQGFPPLNTSALHLGGALVDVHSKETSMLLSHGRCERLASVGSRRVEVGLTSLGESLLGGTWRSWSRLRTCPWTGGCEGFACILELLAAPFYILSQNLLLLKSRLIVETAATLSHCLTIYFLFVKLPDMGLASGQSFNSLVSLFGRG; via the exons ATGCC TTTGTGGTCACCTCTAGGGGTACCTGCTACCTCTGTCAACCAAG CGGTATTATTACAAGGTTTTCCCCCCCTGAACACTTCAGCTCTTCATTTGGGTGGGGCCTTAGTAGATGTCCATAGTAAAGAGACTAGCATGTTATTGTCACATGGTCGGTGTGAGCGGTTAGCCTCGGTGGGGAGCAGGagggtagaggtaggcctaacAAGTCTTGGAGAGAGCTTATTAGGCGGGACATGGCGCAGCTGGAGTAGACTGAGGACATGTCCCTGGACAGGAGGGTGTGAAG GCTTTGCTTGTATACTGGAGCTACTAGCAGCACCCTTTTACATCTTGTCTCAGAATCTACTTCTCCTCAAATCGCGGCTGATAGTTGAAACTGCAGCTACCCTTTCACATTGCTTAACTATCTACTTCCTCTTTGTAAAGCTACCTGACATG GGGCTTGCATCTGGACAAAGCTTTAATAGCTTGGTGAGCCTGTTTGGAAGGGGCTAG